CGAATTGGCCAGTCAGTCCCCTCCGTTGTTACAGAAATGGGGGAAGGAGAAAACCTCTTCAGAAGTGTGACTTCAGTTCTCTTCAGATGTAACCAGTTCAGTGACTCGATCCAATTTCTACAAAATGTGTACAGATTGGTTTCAAATAAACACTTCTTGGTTTGGATCTAACCATTGAGTACTTAAAACGAGTTCTCCTGATTTATCAGTCTTTCATCTTACGGTTGGACATAGGTAGGCTTTCTGAAGTAAGTTTTAAATCATAATGGAAGTTTGGAACATTAGTGATGGAATAGGTTTAATCCTGCATTGAGTGATTAGCACTGTTTTATGATGACATCATATTCATATGTTTAAGAAAGTGAAATATCTCAATGaaatttgtaatgttttaattggatttttCATGttgtacatttcataaaaaaagagaCATTGATTCTCTTGTATTTACAGcaggaaaatataaaagctCACATTTTGCAGTGGTTTAAGTTGGATATAAAAAGGAGCACAGTTTGTATCTCATTAAGAGCCAAAGTTGTGAAAATGTGATTCGCAGTGATTCTCTGATGTCAACAGCAACACACTTGACAAAAATACCAGCTCCTGTAAGTTGCACCGTGGGTAAACTATTCCCGAGGTGTGGAAGTTAGCTTATCCCAACTGTGAAAAGTGAGAATATATTTCCTGAAAATTTCAATCAACAAAGCCATGTCATTCCCACAATTAAGAACATTCCCACTGCGTTTAAAAGTAGTGGATCTCATGTCCACTCGCGACCTGCATTCTTCCCTGGTTAACGAGGTAAAAATCATGGAAGGCTTcgttaaaacaaaaagaaaagtagccgtttttgaaatgaaacctgTTGAGATGAGACTTGCATTTTACTGTCAGAATGGCATGGTCTGATTTTAATTGAAGCGCTGTTGTGATAATGGTATTGGAATCTGCATAGAGGCATATAGATTGTTTATTGGAATGGAGTATTTTAAACCAGTTATGTGCTGTATATTTTCTGTAAGGACGCCCCTAAAGGCTGAGGCACAAGAGAAGGTGTTATGACTCGCCTAAAGTTCCATTCTGTTCCGGAAAACGCGTCTGGTTTTAAATATCAAGATTTCGCATTTGAAACTACAGCTCGAGTATCTTATTTGTTCAAGAAAACATCACACTAAAAACacaattatgaaatgaaatcacaAGTTCCATCAACCACTGTGGCAATCAAAATCATTACTGTCTACTATTTCCCTAGAAAAAAGCAATGCCTCTGTCCTCTAACGTGTGTTACTCATGAATCTTTTAAGCATGTTCCATTTGCCATGGagacattttcacacattttaccATTCGATTGTTTTCatcaaatgtaaacaaatcagCGTCCCTCTGACTtaagtattttcatttgtaaggGAACTAAGTTAAGAATTAGAAAACACAGAAGGCCATATAAGGAGTTCAGTATGGCAGTACTTCATCAGGTCTTTGTAAATCTGGCTTGCTGGTTCAGGCTTaacattgacattttcaatgtCTGTAAGTAGGCCACTATGCCACCTGTGTCTGGATCTTTTGTGTCCTCACTGAGTGGGCTCATTGTATGTTACATCTGTTCAATCAGTCTATTGAAGCTACTCGGtcactctttatttatttatttttttgagtggcctctgttttttttaggttttcattcccaaagtttctgaaaaaaattatttaactcATCGAACACTGAATAAATGATTCTTTCCTAGTTACCACGTTGCTCAAATGTAATCACAAGTGTAGTCATTGCCTGTAGCGTGGCTTCCCTGATGTCCAGGTATCACAGATAGCAATGTCTGTTGTCCAATTTCAGAAGTTTGACTGTGGGTTACCGTGTCCTGTGTTGCCCCACATCTTTGTGCgttcagggagggagggttagTTGACCATTGGGATTTGTTTGGGAGGGACGTTGTCTGGGCCATAGTGGGCAGTTGAGGGGACGTCGATGTTGGGGTCACCATTGTTAGCAGTGTCGATCTGGTTGCACTTGCCCAGGTTCTTGATGATGTTGAAGTTGGAGCGGGCCGTCTCCACCAAGCTGTTCTCCAGCAGCCAGCCGTCAGACTCGCAGTCGGGGTCGCCCTGGCGCAGAACGTTCTCCATGGCGGTCTGGAGGTAGCGCACCCCGGTCAGCACGGAGATCTGcagaggaacagggaggaggagtgggaggggctgtgaATAAACACTCGTGGCTGTAATTCCATTGGCTTGACAGCTCATGCAAACCTCAACATTTTCGGGGAAATAATCccaagaaaatactttttcttgTTCTCGTGTTTCCATTGAATAACAAAATACGTTTCAGACCACTTGATATTGAATTTGCAATCATTagcgatttttttttctacagaaaTGGAAGAGGCCATTCTGCCAGAGATTTGCAGTATTTTCAGTGTGACCCTGGTTGGTGCTGGGGTGCATTGAAGGTTGCAGTCCCTGTTTAGCACAGGCATTCTGCTAGTTTTGAAAGAGGAGTTGTGTCATGTGTGACCTTTTCAAGGATGAGGTCAATACCCAGGGTCAGAGCTGAGCATGGATAACCAGGCATTGTGTCACAGCAGAGATTTACTGTGGGATTAGGACACACACAAGGTGAATGAAGAGTGCTTTTAATCATGCTGAgtacagagggaaaaaaggaggaaaaacgACTTTGTGCTATCAACTCTACTGATAGTTTCTGTAGCTTGAGACAGTGATGGCAGCTCAAAGAAGTGTTATACCTTAAACATATGATTAATGGAGTATGAAGTGATGTGATTGGACCTCCAATGTTTTTTATATCACTTGTGACGGTCAACATTTCTGAATATGATTGAAACTGGTAGGACCAAAATGTATGTACAACCTTTGCTGGAGTGATTTAGTATACAATGTATATTATGTGAACGAATTCTACTGTGTCATTGTTTAGCTAAAATGGCTGTAGTGGCACAATAATGATGTACTCTTGAGCAATGATGCTTAGCTTTGGAGGTTACAGGCACTGACAGAAGTTCCAATGTGTGCATATGGTCTTCctgactttccacctctgattcCAGCAGAAggaatgaaaatgtgttattttagtAGATACTCATCTATGCCCGTTTCTCACACCGATAGCTGCAATTGATCCGCACCTCGAAGAGCCAAATGATGAGCACGGTCAAGCCGATGGACTGCATGATCTGGGTGTAGTACTCCAGCAGGGCCTCCCGGCAGCCTTTCCTCCACAGGTTCAGCTCCTCCGTCTGGTGGTCGTAGTTGAAGTGGGCCGAGTTGTTGGTGATCTGGTGCTGGATGCACGGCCTGGGGGAGTAGACGCTACAGCAGCTGAAGGGCACCGCGTCCATCAGGTACTTCCCCTCCACGTTACTCCTCAGGCgactgtgggggaggggaggatttaaaattcaattcaaatttgtGAATATTAGAACTGGGCCTGCATTCAGTAAATATCTCCAAATATGCTCCCATTATCCTTATCATAAGCACTATCCATTACGAGCCAAATGCCAAAAGGGATCTTAGATCAGCACTCCAACTTTATGACTCTTTATGAATATCTAACCACAAAAACTTTGGAATTTGAGAGCTTGGTAGATGAGCACAGAGTTGAGCTATTGAGCCTAAAATTTGGTTTGGGGAGCATAAAGCAAAAGATCTACACTGTATGAGCTTGAAGGCCTTACAGCAGCGCTAAAAAGCATGGATAGtaaacaatgatgatgatgggcCTGAACTTTCTAGGCACCCAGTAATATGTATGTACCGCCTTCTCTATCATATTCAGTGTACTGCATTAATGACACTTTACACAATGACATAACTGCAACATGGCACCTACATGGCAAGCAAAATGATAACAAATATTAACGATGAAAAATTAGCTAGGTAACTTTTGCACCAATTTAAGGTCCTGGTAACATAACCACAAAACCCTGGCCTAATAAGTTGAATGTGAAGTCAATTGAATGCTATTGTGTTTATGCTACTGTTAATAAACCAATTgatatgattaaataaataattaatggtGAAAACATTGTATTTGTGAGAACCTTTAGTGCAACTTTAGTAGCACaagcaaaatattaaattaacctGAATTAATTAGGCAAGATGACATGAAGCTCAAGAACCACAGAAATTGTGGGTACTGTAGTCCATGGTACTTACTCAACCACCTCCTTGCGGGACATGTCCAAGTAGCGGTTGCTGACCCATTGGATGTGAAACCAGTCCCTGAAGCCCCCATTTCCGCAGCACTGGAACTGAATCTGGAGCATGTCCAAGGTACGCTTGAGAAAGCAGCGGCCTGGCATGTCCGTGTCCTTGTAGTAGCGCATGGCGTCGCGTAGCCCCTGGTCCAGCGACTCCTCCAGCTCATTGCGCATCGTGTAGCACATTAGCGCCCCCACCAGGATGCAGAAGGTGAAGAAGAAGGTGCAGATGATGTAGGGCAGCATCAGCAGCTTCCAGCGCTGGAACTTGGTGGTGTCCACACAGTCATAGCAGATTTTGCCGCCCAGGAAATTAATACCGCACGCAATGAGTCCCACAGCGATCAGCATGTTGGGCACAGAGTGTATGTCCCGGTCGGACATCACCTCCCGTTGCTTGTTGATCTCCACCTTCAGGAAGAGGCCCAGGCTGAACAAGATGATTCCCGTCACCACGGAAACCCAGTTCAGAACCCAGAGCACCTGGGCCAGCTTGTCCCTCTTGTTCTTGGTGAATTTAACTTTAAGGACCGCCATCTTGgcttaaggttttttttgtgtgtgtgtttttcactgTGATCCCAGTGCTGGTGCAGGGAAGGGGAagcagggagcagggaggaTGGTGGCACAGGGTGAAGGTTATAGGCAGCtaggggaagggaggggcagggaAGAAGATGGGAGCTATTTTCTGGAGGCCTTCATAAGTAGCTTAAGAtaagtatttttaaacacttgGACCGTGTTTGCTGTTGTATGTGGGCATCCTTCTGaggaacagaaaaacaacataaGGATGATGTAAATATCTTTGGCTGCCCAAAAAGCACTACAATTCTCAATCATTTGTGATGTTGTACAGCAATTgttgctgtcaatcacagattaaacattcattcaattcaaatcaTTCAATGTccatataaaataacacatcaCTGTTTACAGTGTATCTGCCAACACCTTGGAACATTCTGACTTTATTCATTATACTGTCAAAAGTAGACATAAAAGGgcaattcttttaaaaattattatatattatatacagtagATCTGTTCATCTCCATTGACATTCCTATACTTCTCTTTAGAATTTGGTTTTGTTAGAATAAATCGACCAGACTTGAAGAAGTAAGTTAAAAAGCCCTGGACAACATATTCAAACGCCGTTAGAACCTTGACTGCTCTGACTAAAGATTATCCCCAGATTAAGAAAAGAAATAGCCCTTACCTTCTCTTTGGATAGCTTACATTGTCAGCGAGGCCTTTATTGGTGCTTTGTTTAACCTGTTTTCTCATAAGCATCATCAAAATGAGCCGGTGGCACCCAGAGGGCGTACTACTCCTACTGTAAGAGAGACGGACGGAGCCGGTGACCGTATCAAAGTGACTTCCATTCCCTGTCTCTGACCCTCTGCATAATCCCCTTTAATCATTTATTAGCCCTCTAGGATTTGAAGAGACTCCTTCTGCCACATCTACAAATCTGTTCTCAGAACTGACAGAGTACTGGCTAGTCTGTCAGTCTATTCACAGACATGCTAGATAGAACTATTTCTATCCCTTTTCCCCTTAATTCTAAATGGAGGTTAGTGTAGGCAATATACTGGGGATTGCTATTTTTGGGTGGGATGAATAATGGCAATACACTAGATGTGACAGTCCAGCCAAATGCGCTCTTACTAGATGGCACTGACCTCACATACACCTCTGTGTGTAGGACACTAGGacacggggcgacatagctcaggaggtaagaccgtttgtctggcagtcggagggttgccggttcaaaccccgccctgggcgtgtcgaagtgtccttgagcaagacacctaacccctaacccctaactgctctggcgaatgagaggcatcaattgtaaagcgctttggataaaagcgctatataaatgcagtccatttaccatttaccttttACACTGCTTAACATGGGATGCATGCTTAAGACTTCATTGCTGCCACCCAGTGCTGTCTTGAAGCATTGCAAGAGTAAGCAGATAAACTTTCTCTATCTGAACAGTTCTAGTGCCTGGGAGTGTACTCAAAGAACTAGTCACATTCAACCTGTCAAGTTATGACATACCCGGGCTCCTTGCCCTGTGCTGTATAATCAATGGTCTTTGCATTGTCAGAAACTGACCACCCCCCATTGATCTGATATAGAAAGGGATGCACAGTACTTACCATCCATAGATGGGAGGCTTCATGATGTCAAATGCTCCAGCTTATGTCTTTCACTTGAGCTTGTAGGGTTTAAATTAATTCCTTAATGAGCCCGGAGCCTTCAGCTGAATGGGCATGCTGTGCGACTACACCAACGTATTATTTTCCATCTAAGGTAGCAGGCTACCCAGAGTTCTACGGTCTTCTTACCCAGGCTACACAAGCGACTGGGCTCTGTGAGGCTGAAACACTCGGTGCAACCAGTGGGCGCCTCAGAGTGCCGAGATTACTGGATTACAGGACCCAAAAGGAGCTTGTGTAAGGGAAAAGCAGGCTGTCTGCACCCAGAGGAGAAGGTCCATGGACTGGTCCCTGGGACTGGAGAAAAGCACTGCAGAGTAGGAGCACTGCGCACAGCCTGGGCTAAAATAGGCCACCTTTCAAAACCAACAGGTACTATACAAAATTCATCTGGCAGAACAGACAGGTATTTCAGGTCAGTCTGTTCCCCGATTCAGCGTTGGTTAGGAATAACTGTATTTGTTGTGGACCTGAGTTCCTCCAGGTTgaatgaatattgaatattatgGAGAGGTCTGGCATGTATCTATGGCTTTCACAGGTATTTAAACATGGGATGATCTGAAGCCTTATTTTTTCCTGCTAGCCTGCAGCCACAGCTGTGAATACTCTTTGTACACTATAGTTTTCAACTGTATGGAATGAGTGAAATGCATACTTCATTCTGACTCGCTgtgattcattaattaattaattctaaTTAATGATGCATAGAAAAATTACAGGCtgttaaacaacaacaaaaatcagcaTGAATTCCTTATATTGCCTCTGGGAATCTGAAGTCCTGTCATGTTCCCTCCATAGGGCACAACTAATTACTCACTTATTTCATATATTTGCCAGGCAAAAAGACTAGAGACTCTGCAATGGAATGATGGATTGTACATACCAAAGTAAGGCTTTGAAACAAGTTGGCATGGTGGTGAATGATTTATAATTAAGGGTTATTCCAACTGCTAACATGCTGTTGGACAGAACCTCCGATCTGGCAATTTGTAGGGCAATTACAGCTAATTATGAGCATGAATTTTGGAAGAACAGGGTCTCTGTGTGAGCACTGGGAAATCTCCCAACCAAATAACAGCAGAATGTACCCCACACAAGggaatgcatttattaaattagcTTAAGTTAAACTATGGCACAAATACAATTTCTCAGTCTCCAAACAAGACCTGAGAGCGTGTTTTGTAATGATTGCTCGTCCAGATGTTGCCATCAGTGGAGATGATTCCGCTTTCCCCTGAGAATGTGTTCCGCACCAGCAGCTGCACCAATGACCAggtcaccatggaaacattttcaaaaggtTAATATCTTTAAATTAATCCAGACAGCACCGATTCCTTGAGGAGGTTTGCTGTTACAGTTTCCAGCGCTGATACTTTCCCATCCTTATCCATCACAGTATATGGAACCATGGCCGCTTTGGATGTGGAGAGCAGCTGGACCGAGGCTCTGGCCAATCACAATGTGACAGCAATCGTTAACTGGATTCGAGCAGACTTTGCTGAAAGTAAGAGCGCCACTCAGCACATGCTCAGTggacttttttgtttcttatacTGATTTTACACTCCCTCTCCACCAATGTTTGATATAGGTAGTGCAGGTGTGGATGGCAGTCTGGCAAATTTTGGTGCCTGGATTCAGGAAATGGCTGATGTCAACAAGAAAGAGTTAATGACACTCTGTAAGTAATGGAACCAATAAGCAAAAGCAAAGCCCATATACAAATCTAGTTTCTTTCTCATTGTGCAGTTTGTCAGGACCTGGGGCTGTGGGACTACATTTAAAGGGAACTGCAAGGATCACATTGCTGTGTAGTAATGAAAAACTAGAGCTCTTCACGGCACTGGTTTGTCTTTTCATGACTGTCTGGCTCCAGGCTTTGGCTGCTGCAGGGGCCTGTGGATGTACCTGGACCAGCAGTCTTTCACCAGGATCCACCTAGTTCTAAAGAGGCTGAGGAACCTGCTGTCATTGGCcaggtgggggaggagccaagTCAGCTCCACCCACTGCTGGCCAGGTAAAGCATCTGCACTGCAAATAGCACCTACTTCAAATCGCAATGTCTGACTCAAACTGCTGACTGACGAAGGTCTGTCTCACCTCCACTCTCAGTCCTGGCAACACTGGTGTGATACTCTGACCTCCATGGGTTCCAGTGATGGAGGGGGAGCACTGGGACTGGGAGCGCCCGGCCCTGGAGCAGCACATTTGGCTGGGCTGCCTGGTGCAATGGTGGGGCACTACAGGACTTCTACCCAAGACTCCTGGTATCGTAACCGCCCTTTCTCAAAGCAGTCCAATAAACATTGCTAATGTGCCATTGTTTCAAATAAACCTAATTTATACCAGGATATATAgccctgcatgtgtgcatcagtgtgtgcatatgttcaAGCTTCCTGAACTGGGATTTGAATCCTCAGTGAATAAAACCATTAGCTGCGTTTCTCACTTCTGTTTGGGGGAATAAAAAATTGCATTGAATTACAAactgttcttttgttttgttgggaTTTTGGTGTAATACCATCAATCAGATAATCATTTCAAAGGCTATATTAATTGGGGATTACGGTAAAGAAGTTGCCATTAGCTTAATCATTTCCCATCAAATAGAATTCTCAGCAGACTCATTAAACACATACGATGAAAGGATGAAAGAAAGGCAATTAGCTCCAAcagttactctctctctctctctctctcag
This window of the Anguilla anguilla isolate fAngAng1 chromosome 1, fAngAng1.pri, whole genome shotgun sequence genome carries:
- the prph2la gene encoding photoreceptor outer segment membrane glycoprotein 2; amino-acid sequence: MAVLKVKFTKNKRDKLAQVLWVLNWVSVVTGIILFSLGLFLKVEINKQREVMSDRDIHSVPNMLIAVGLIACGINFLGGKICYDCVDTTKFQRWKLLMLPYIICTFFFTFCILVGALMCYTMRNELEESLDQGLRDAMRYYKDTDMPGRCFLKRTLDMLQIQFQCCGNGGFRDWFHIQWVSNRYLDMSRKEVVDRLRSNVEGKYLMDAVPFSCCSVYSPRPCIQHQITNNSAHFNYDHQTEELNLWRKGCREALLEYYTQIMQSIGLTVLIIWLFEISVLTGVRYLQTAMENVLRQGDPDCESDGWLLENSLVETARSNFNIIKNLGKCNQIDTANNGDPNIDVPSTAHYGPDNVPPKQIPMVN